The following coding sequences are from one Neurospora crassa OR74A linkage group I, whole genome shotgun sequence window:
- a CDS encoding GPI-anchored wall transfer protein 1: MAIDSTTAQSYKQLKEDFVSNLSGGSVSEIAQVCAVAPVVSLVWSVLQARQSFFRPYTPLGYAIDFLLNVGALLLSVTLYSSAPLLLNLLLLTVAAFVYLVPAHTRKKKPQLPPNAQSKKSSSEQPLGVLSTKPFLTNYRGNMLIVTCICILAVDFRLFPRRFAKVETWGTSLMDMGVGSFVFSAGVVASRPVLKERAEGKAAPLSTRLKTSLRHSLPLLVLGFIRLLSVKGLDYAEHVTEYGVHWNFFFTLGFLPPFVALFQSALKVLPSYAGLALLLGVVYQVLLETTSLKAYILTGPRNDLLSMNREGVFSFFGYLAIFLAGQDTGMLVLPRSLSRSISGSNNKTSGTVQRRSLLLNMAGWSLVWIALYFFATDYKYGFGLSVSRRMANLPYMLWVAASNAVLLLAFYLVDALLFPSFYSAQDVKTEKELYDMATSKVLRAYNRNGLAIFLLANLFTGLVNMTVPTLDVGRVATVGILVAYMGALTAVAVGLDEYNVTIKL; encoded by the exons ATGGCCATCGATTCGACAACAGCCCAGAGCTATAAGCAGCTCAAAGAGGACTTTGTCTCAAACCTGTCAGGAGGATCCGTCTCGGAAATCGCACAAGTCTGCGCCGTAGCACCT GTCGTTTCGCTCGTCTGGTCCGTCCTCCAAGCTCGACAATCCTTTTTCAGGCCCTACACACCACTAGGCTATGCCATCGACTTTCTCCTCAACGTCGGCGCTCTCCTGCTCTCAGTGACGCTATACTCCTCCGCGCCCCTGCTCCTTAACCTACTTCTCCTCACAGTCGCCGCCTTTGTCTATCTCGTCCCCGCTCATACCCGAAAGAAGAAGCCCCAGCTTCCTCCCAATGCCCAGTCCAAGAAGAGCTCCTCGGAGCAACCGCTTGGGGTCCTCTCGACCAAGCCCTTCCTGACCAACTACCGCGGCAACATGCTTATCGTCACCTGTATCTGCATCCTTGCCGTTGACTTTCGTCTGTTCCCCCGCCGCTTCGCCAAGGTCGAGACATGGGGCACTTCGCTGATGGACATGGGCGTGGGCTCCTTCGTATTTTCGGCCGGCGTTGTCGCTTCACGGCCGGTCCTCAAGGAGCGCGCCGAGGGCAAGGCCGCACCCCTGAGCACCCGCCTCAAGACATCGCTGCGCCACTCTCTGCCGCTCCTCGTGCTGGGCTTCATCCGCCTGCTGAGCGTCAAGGGGCTGGACTACGCTGAGCATGTGACAGAGTACGGCGTGCACTggaacttcttcttcaccctGGGCTTCCTACCACCTTTCGTCGCGTTGTTTCAGTCCGCGCTCAAGGTTCTTCCCTCGTACGCTGGCCTGGCCCTCCTGTTGGGCGTGGTGTATCAGGTGCTTTTGGAGACCACTTCGCTAAAGGCCTACATCCTGACCGGACCGCGAAATGATCTCTTGTCTATGAACAGGGAAGGCGTCTTCAGCTTCTTTGGTTATCTAGCCATCTTTCTTGCCGGCCAAGACACTGGCATGCTCGTTCTTCCGCGGAGCTTGAGCCGCAGCATCAgcggcagcaacaacaagactAGCGGCACCGTTCAACGTAGGTCTCTTCTGCTCAACATGGCCGGTTGGTCCCTCGTCTGGATAGCTCTCTACTTCTTCGCGACCGACTACAAGTACGGCTTTGGCCTGTCCGTGTCCCGCCGCATGGCCAACCTGCCGTACATGCTCTGGGTGGCCGCCTCCAACGCCGTCCTGCTTCTCGCCTTTTACCTTGTGGATGCGCtgcttttcccttccttctacAGCGCTCAAGATGTCAAGACCGAAAAGGAGCTATATGACATGGCAACGAGCAAGGTGCTGAGGGCGTATAACCGGAATGGGTTAGCCATCTTTTTGCTGGCAAACCTGTTCACGGGACTGGTCAATATGACGGTGCCAACGCTTGATGTCGGCCGGGTGGCGACGGTAGGGATACTGGTTGCATACATGGGTGCTTTgacggcggtggcggttggGTTGGATGAGTACAATGTTACTATCAAGCTGTGA
- a CDS encoding GPI-anchored wall transfer protein 1, variant: MLIVTCICILAVDFRLFPRRFAKVETWGTSLMDMGVGSFVFSAGVVASRPVLKERAEGKAAPLSTRLKTSLRHSLPLLVLGFIRLLSVKGLDYAEHVTEYGVHWNFFFTLGFLPPFVALFQSALKVLPSYAGLALLLGVVYQVLLETTSLKAYILTGPRNDLLSMNREGVFSFFGYLAIFLAGQDTGMLVLPRSLSRSISGSNNKTSGTVQRRSLLLNMAGWSLVWIALYFFATDYKYGFGLSVSRRMANLPYMLWVAASNAVLLLAFYLVDALLFPSFYSAQDVKTEKELYDMATSKVLRAYNRNGLAIFLLANLFTGLVNMTVPTLDVGRVATVGILVAYMGALTAVAVGLDEYNVTIKL; this comes from the coding sequence ATGCTTATCGTCACCTGTATCTGCATCCTTGCCGTTGACTTTCGTCTGTTCCCCCGCCGCTTCGCCAAGGTCGAGACATGGGGCACTTCGCTGATGGACATGGGCGTGGGCTCCTTCGTATTTTCGGCCGGCGTTGTCGCTTCACGGCCGGTCCTCAAGGAGCGCGCCGAGGGCAAGGCCGCACCCCTGAGCACCCGCCTCAAGACATCGCTGCGCCACTCTCTGCCGCTCCTCGTGCTGGGCTTCATCCGCCTGCTGAGCGTCAAGGGGCTGGACTACGCTGAGCATGTGACAGAGTACGGCGTGCACTggaacttcttcttcaccctGGGCTTCCTACCACCTTTCGTCGCGTTGTTTCAGTCCGCGCTCAAGGTTCTTCCCTCGTACGCTGGCCTGGCCCTCCTGTTGGGCGTGGTGTATCAGGTGCTTTTGGAGACCACTTCGCTAAAGGCCTACATCCTGACCGGACCGCGAAATGATCTCTTGTCTATGAACAGGGAAGGCGTCTTCAGCTTCTTTGGTTATCTAGCCATCTTTCTTGCCGGCCAAGACACTGGCATGCTCGTTCTTCCGCGGAGCTTGAGCCGCAGCATCAgcggcagcaacaacaagactAGCGGCACCGTTCAACGTAGGTCTCTTCTGCTCAACATGGCCGGTTGGTCCCTCGTCTGGATAGCTCTCTACTTCTTCGCGACCGACTACAAGTACGGCTTTGGCCTGTCCGTGTCCCGCCGCATGGCCAACCTGCCGTACATGCTCTGGGTGGCCGCCTCCAACGCCGTCCTGCTTCTCGCCTTTTACCTTGTGGATGCGCtgcttttcccttccttctacAGCGCTCAAGATGTCAAGACCGAAAAGGAGCTATATGACATGGCAACGAGCAAGGTGCTGAGGGCGTATAACCGGAATGGGTTAGCCATCTTTTTGCTGGCAAACCTGTTCACGGGACTGGTCAATATGACGGTGCCAACGCTTGATGTCGGCCGGGTGGCGACGGTAGGGATACTGGTTGCATACATGGGTGCTTTgacggcggtggcggttggGTTGGATGAGTACAATGTTACTATCAAGCTGTGA